A single window of Paenibacillus sp. SYP-B4298 DNA harbors:
- a CDS encoding AraC family transcriptional regulator, translating to MDFLERFNRAIEYIEDHLADQLDYEDVAKIACCSVYNFQRMFSYMMDLPLSEYVRRRRLTLAAVELQHHHIKIMDLAIKYGYESHDSFTRAFHKMHGVTPSQARKQGAVLLSYPRISFHISVKGAEEMRYSIVDKDAFEIFGMEEIFSLTNDPTNKSVPEFWQECHANGSYEALFDAANLHKRGETYTGLCAIHAALNYRDTGRSTYPYMLFAFVTEQSNPTGYTRITVPAHKWAVFTSEEHTDSQIGYMIQQLWKRIYSEWLPASGYDKLDGPDIEIYGNAGNGTYYSEVWMPVVKK from the coding sequence ATGGATTTTCTGGAGCGCTTTAATCGTGCAATCGAGTACATCGAGGATCATCTTGCAGACCAGCTAGATTATGAAGACGTAGCCAAAATCGCGTGCTGCTCTGTTTATAATTTTCAGAGAATGTTCTCCTATATGATGGACTTGCCCCTATCGGAGTACGTGAGACGTAGACGCTTAACTCTTGCTGCTGTGGAACTTCAACATCATCATATTAAAATCATGGACCTGGCCATAAAGTATGGCTATGAGTCCCATGACTCGTTCACCCGCGCATTCCACAAAATGCATGGGGTTACACCTTCTCAAGCCCGTAAACAGGGGGCGGTGCTCCTATCCTATCCACGTATCTCCTTTCATATTTCAGTAAAGGGAGCTGAGGAAATGCGTTATTCGATCGTGGATAAGGATGCATTTGAGATTTTTGGGATGGAGGAAATCTTCTCTCTGACTAATGATCCGACCAACAAGAGTGTGCCTGAGTTCTGGCAGGAATGTCATGCTAATGGATCATATGAGGCATTATTTGATGCGGCCAATCTTCATAAACGGGGAGAAACCTACACTGGTTTGTGCGCTATTCATGCTGCGCTTAATTATCGTGACACTGGTCGTTCCACCTACCCCTATATGCTTTTTGCATTTGTTACAGAGCAGAGTAATCCAACAGGATATACTCGAATCACTGTTCCTGCTCACAAATGGGCTGTTTTCACATCGGAAGAGCATACAGACAGTCAGATTGGATACATGATACAACAGTTGTGGAAAAGAATCTATTCCGAATGGCTCCCAGCATCAGGCTATGACAAATTAGATGGGCCAGACATTGAAATCTACGGCAACGCTGGGAACGGGACATATTATAGTGAGGTTTGGATGCCTGTTGTGAAGAAATAG
- a CDS encoding GNAT family N-acetyltransferase, which produces MMIHSYDFKNRDEYRAGFNRLSKLVFGLDFEAWYQKGAWDDRYICHSIVANDEIIANVSVSKMDVVINGEIKRALQIGTVLTHPEHRGKGLSKQLMEYVLETYGDTCDLFFLFANSSVLDFYPKFGFTILPEHQFHLNLTVQLQEQPMLLDKLDVSKEEHWDFIKQKLRSRRPISEHFGVYNVPGLFQFYALNVFPECLYYSRTDDAIIVLEHEGDLLHVYDVISDKEVNLETLVSRIATEQTRKVRFHFTPDQLLNKVYVEPMGKHEDVLFVRPLSDLGELPVFCVPTLAHA; this is translated from the coding sequence ATGATGATACATAGTTATGACTTCAAAAACCGAGACGAGTATAGAGCAGGTTTCAATCGGCTTTCTAAGCTAGTATTCGGATTGGACTTTGAAGCATGGTACCAAAAGGGAGCCTGGGACGATCGCTATATTTGCCATTCAATTGTTGCCAATGACGAAATAATTGCTAATGTTTCCGTTAGCAAGATGGACGTGGTCATTAATGGTGAAATCAAAAGGGCACTGCAAATTGGAACTGTACTGACTCATCCCGAGCATCGGGGTAAAGGGTTGTCAAAACAACTGATGGAGTATGTATTGGAAACCTACGGAGACACATGCGATTTGTTTTTCTTATTTGCGAACAGTAGTGTGCTTGATTTTTATCCTAAATTTGGGTTTACTATCTTACCTGAACATCAATTTCATTTAAACCTAACGGTTCAGCTCCAAGAGCAGCCCATGTTACTCGATAAACTGGATGTTTCGAAGGAAGAGCATTGGGATTTCATTAAGCAAAAGCTTCGTTCCCGCAGACCCATTTCAGAACATTTTGGTGTCTATAACGTCCCTGGTTTATTTCAATTTTATGCTTTGAACGTATTTCCCGAATGCCTGTATTATTCGCGAACTGACGATGCCATCATCGTTCTTGAGCATGAAGGCGATCTGTTGCATGTATATGATGTTATCAGCGACAAAGAGGTGAACCTGGAAACGTTGGTTTCCCGGATTGCAACGGAACAAACAAGGAAAGTCCGGTTCCATTTCACACCCGATCAGCTCCTCAACAAAGTTTATGTAGAACCCATGGGTAAGCATGAAGATGTCTTATTTGTTCGACCACTTTCTGATTTGGGAGAGCTGCCCGTGTTCTGTGTACCTACGCTGGCTCATGCTTAG
- a CDS encoding aldo/keto reductase: MRQLSLGKSGPQVSALCLGCLNFGTNTDKSLSYRLLDQYLEAGGNFLDTSNNYAFWNGTGVGGQSETLLGEWMKERGNRNHIFLATKVGANPTVPGGGFASKEGLSKKAIHKAVDESLKRLQTDYIDLYYAHIDDMDVPLEETLDAFNQLVQSGKVGAIGCSNHYTWRLEQARSISQSRGFASYQCIQQRYTYLRPRPGADFDVQISVSEEMLKYIETHEEIALLAYSPLLNGAYSRQDRPIPVQYAGPDAETRIAVLQEISKETGATHNQVVLAWMLSNSPVTLPVIAASSTEQLRENLQALDVTLTQEQIKRLNEATY, translated from the coding sequence ATGAGACAACTATCTTTAGGAAAATCAGGACCACAGGTGAGCGCTCTATGTCTTGGTTGTCTAAACTTCGGCACGAATACCGACAAAAGCTTATCGTATCGACTACTGGATCAATATTTGGAGGCAGGAGGTAACTTTCTGGATACTTCCAACAACTATGCCTTCTGGAATGGAACCGGAGTAGGCGGACAAAGCGAGACCTTGCTGGGAGAATGGATGAAGGAAAGAGGAAACCGGAATCACATCTTTCTGGCAACCAAGGTTGGAGCGAACCCAACCGTTCCCGGTGGCGGCTTTGCTTCTAAAGAAGGGTTATCCAAAAAGGCCATTCATAAAGCGGTCGATGAAAGCCTCAAGCGGCTGCAAACCGATTATATTGATTTGTATTACGCCCATATTGACGATATGGATGTCCCTCTGGAGGAAACGCTCGATGCCTTCAATCAATTAGTACAATCCGGCAAAGTAGGAGCCATCGGATGCAGTAACCATTACACCTGGCGGCTTGAACAGGCAAGAAGTATTAGTCAATCCCGCGGCTTTGCTTCCTATCAATGTATTCAGCAGAGATATACCTATTTGCGCCCTAGACCAGGCGCCGACTTCGATGTACAGATCAGCGTTTCGGAGGAAATGCTCAAGTATATTGAGACCCATGAGGAAATCGCCTTACTTGCCTATTCACCTCTGTTGAACGGCGCGTACAGTCGCCAGGACCGTCCAATTCCTGTGCAATACGCTGGCCCAGACGCAGAGACAAGAATTGCCGTTTTACAGGAAATCTCCAAAGAAACGGGCGCAACGCATAATCAGGTAGTCCTCGCTTGGATGCTGAGTAACTCCCCGGTTACCCTGCCGGTAATTGCAGCAAGCTCAACGGAACAGCTTCGGGAAAACCTACAGGCACTCGATGTAACGCTTACTCAGGAACAGATTAAAAGGTTAAATGAAGCGACCTATTAA
- a CDS encoding class I SAM-dependent methyltransferase yields MGNTEKFEMIANIYDTPERVHIAKVSSEAIRGYIVDTKSKDAIDFGCGTGLVGMNLINDFHSMLFLDTSPSMIDQIKQKITNSKIRNADTICFDFEKDGLSDLRADYIFMAQVLLHIDNYESVLTRLFDVLNEGGHLLIVDFDKNENIVSDIVHNGFHQDELSDRMTKIGYKNIKSKTFYTGSKIFMGQDASMFVLDAQK; encoded by the coding sequence ATGGGGAATACGGAAAAGTTTGAAATGATTGCGAACATATACGATACGCCAGAAAGAGTCCATATCGCCAAGGTTTCATCGGAGGCTATACGGGGATATATAGTTGACACCAAAAGTAAGGATGCTATTGATTTTGGGTGCGGAACTGGTCTAGTCGGCATGAACTTGATCAATGACTTTCATTCCATGCTTTTTCTGGATACTTCACCAAGTATGATTGACCAAATCAAGCAAAAGATTACTAATTCCAAAATTCGAAATGCAGATACAATATGCTTCGATTTTGAAAAGGATGGATTATCCGATTTACGTGCCGACTATATTTTTATGGCTCAGGTTTTGCTTCATATCGATAATTATGAATCCGTTTTAACTAGATTATTTGATGTTCTCAATGAAGGGGGACATTTGCTCATCGTGGATTTTGATAAAAATGAAAATATCGTTTCAGACATCGTCCATAATGGATTCCATCAAGATGAGCTATCCGATAGGATGACGAAAATTGGGTATAAGAATATTAAGTCCAAAACTTTTTATACGGGAAGTAAAATATTCATGGGACAAGATGCATCGATGTTTGTTCTTGATGCTCAAAAGTAA
- a CDS encoding AraC family transcriptional regulator, which translates to MDWLERMKSAMDYIETNLADNISYDDIAQIACCSTYHFQRMFPFITGITLSEYIRRRRLTLAAFELQTTDARVIDVAMKYGYQSPEAFARAFKNLHGIMPISARDKGVSLKAYPRMSFHISIKGDVEMNYRIEQRVAFDMFGVYGLVSQDFQAAFTDVPQFRKQCDEDGSVDLMNELLGRFGNNVLHAALYDHTGDSFKYMVCYHLPRGLEIPERFTKLSVPALTWAIFPEPQCELQKLWERIYSEWFPTSGYEQVEGPQFEMYYGMPGHTQGEIWIPVKKK; encoded by the coding sequence ATGGATTGGTTGGAGAGGATGAAAAGCGCCATGGATTATATCGAAACGAACTTGGCGGACAATATCTCATATGATGACATAGCGCAGATCGCTTGTTGCTCGACGTATCATTTTCAACGAATGTTTCCGTTCATTACCGGAATCACGTTATCCGAGTACATTCGACGTCGACGATTGACATTGGCGGCTTTTGAACTGCAGACAACCGATGCAAGGGTGATCGATGTAGCCATGAAATATGGATACCAATCGCCGGAAGCGTTCGCACGGGCGTTCAAGAATCTCCATGGGATCATGCCGATATCTGCGCGCGATAAAGGCGTTTCCTTAAAAGCCTATCCTCGAATGTCCTTTCATATCTCAATAAAAGGAGATGTCGAGATGAATTACCGGATTGAACAAAGAGTGGCGTTTGACATGTTCGGGGTTTATGGCCTTGTTAGTCAGGATTTTCAAGCAGCATTTACAGATGTTCCTCAATTCCGTAAACAATGTGATGAAGACGGCAGTGTGGATCTAATGAACGAACTGCTAGGGCGGTTTGGGAATAACGTGCTGCATGCTGCCTTGTATGACCATACGGGAGATTCATTCAAGTACATGGTATGCTATCATCTACCAAGGGGACTTGAAATTCCGGAGAGATTTACAAAGCTTTCTGTGCCGGCTTTAACTTGGGCTATTTTCCCGGAGCCGCAATGTGAATTGCAAAAATTATGGGAACGGATATACAGCGAGTGGTTCCCGACATCTGGATACGAGCAGGTTGAGGGTCCTCAATTCGAAATGTATTATGGAATGCCAGGGCATACACAGGGTGAGATCTGGATACCAGTAAAGAAGAAGTAA